The nucleotide sequence ACTTTAAAGTAATATACTTCTTCTCCAACACATACAAATATATGAATGAATTTATAGGATGGAGATATATGAAAATTAAACTTATGCTAATACCTCTTATTTTATTTGCATCAATATTTAGTTTTACCTTTTATAAATATCACAGCATACATAAATTCAATGCCAATGCTGTAAAAAATAACATAGCTCTTTTATCCAGCAGCTACTATAAAGGCAGAATGGGCGGTACCCTAGAAAATGAAGAAGCGGCAAGGTATATACAATCTCAATTTAAAAATGAGAACCTTGAAAAATTCAATTCAAACCTTTATTACCAGGTGTTTAAAACGGCTTATCCTCAAAAGATTGATGGTGCCCCATACCTAAAAGTAATAAGTAGCACAAATGAGGTAGTAAAAACCTATACCTACGGTAAAGACTTTAAAGAGGATATGCTCAGCTTTAAGCAAAACCATGCTATCCTTTACAAAAACTTCAGTTTTGCTGAGAGCAAGTATTATATTAAGGTTCACTCTGGAAACAATGTATATGTCTTTTATTGTCCAGAAAACGATAACCTGTCTTTTAGAAGCTCTTTTGATGGAAACAGCCCTTATTCCATGTTTATAGTCACAACTGAAAATACTTTAAATGAGCTAAAAAATTATTTAAAAAACGGCTACATAGTTGACTGCTTCATTCCATATCAAAATAGCTCTGCCAACCTTAAAAATATAATAGGCTGCATTAAGGGAAAAAGCTCCAAGAACCCTGTAGTTATATCTGCACATTTTGATCATGTTGGAGAAGATTTAAATGGAGAAATATATCATGGTGCACTAGACAATGCTTCTGGTGTAAGCTTTATCCTTGAGATGAGTAAATTTTTAAAATCCTTGGGCACCCCTGATAGAGATATAATATTTGCTGC is from Clostridium acetobutylicum ATCC 824 and encodes:
- a CDS encoding M28 family metallopeptidase codes for the protein MKIKLMLIPLILFASIFSFTFYKYHSIHKFNANAVKNNIALLSSSYYKGRMGGTLENEEAARYIQSQFKNENLEKFNSNLYYQVFKTAYPQKIDGAPYLKVISSTNEVVKTYTYGKDFKEDMLSFKQNHAILYKNFSFAESKYYIKVHSGNNVYVFYCPENDNLSFRSSFDGNSPYSMFIVTTENTLNELKNYLKNGYIVDCFIPYQNSSANLKNIIGCIKGKSSKNPVVISAHFDHVGEDLNGEIYHGALDNASGVSFILEMSKFLKSLGTPDRDIIFAAFNGEEFGLKGSEAFVNKYLSSLKGASVFNFDMIGAQKSIPLCLMGAKKDSANTPLIKETADICSKDHVYFNYLFENASDHSPFRDNKISALTFCDDDNFRIHTPSDTISYISTSSIDRCFEVASKEIVGKAYASNIFIMYTNQIILFSLCGFTLSSLIIIVLAIKKAK